A genomic stretch from Shewanella sediminis HAW-EB3 includes:
- a CDS encoding AAA family ATPase, which translates to MTRIHLEPPFPFDNLIVEASPIRGHQGCATIYAYSALASGYIDNTDLEDLNSRMIKVVCGKGIKLGTGNKLNTLKRHLKKQGLQANTSNLDHNCKLLSQGLELPNDGWKVVRFIAVMNVNRGLFDLINKVLPEDNYANAMFACMFDMPETKLIEVLKALATTGLFDQFFDSSLIDFMNLPQAITSLLLGAKVEYYINLIEPFIQSKPKSELKLRHFSHLECDTLQQFLDISINHSMQGINILLYGLPGTGKTELAKVLADKTQSHLIAIKPVGDEVSEERGQFKKQAFSSNLRLQYLTLVQRLVSPDEKTLLLIDECEDIFEQSISHRGYGKDMLHELMEQNTIPTIWITNHIDVIPHSCIRRFTYVLNVSIPDNRVMESLMDQSFKGLRVSKVFKHQLATLPELTPAHITSAAFVTHNTGLTGKAAEHNIEAMVKSTLTACGHSIHANNYKPQLPFSTEYLNIRKGNQAIGQLEKAINQQCDIRTLLVGPPGTGKTAAVEHLANMSNRELVTIRCSDVLGKYVGESEKNIARIFQEADNNNCILFFDEVDSLLLDRGGLNASWEIQQVNELLTQMECFNQPFFAATNYSERLDRAVMRRFDFKLSFDYLTEKQAQNLFRSVTSTDTLSTQTLDSLCLLKLLTPGDFSILKRRQKLSHFKLTTDECLAILTTENNSKPGNRTIGFK; encoded by the coding sequence ATGACTAGAATCCATCTCGAACCCCCTTTTCCTTTTGATAACTTAATAGTGGAAGCATCCCCCATACGGGGACACCAAGGCTGTGCGACCATCTATGCCTATAGTGCCCTTGCCTCTGGCTACATTGATAACACCGATCTTGAGGATCTTAATAGCCGTATGATCAAGGTGGTGTGCGGTAAAGGTATCAAGCTAGGCACTGGCAACAAGCTAAACACCTTAAAGCGCCACCTTAAGAAGCAAGGGCTTCAAGCCAACACCAGTAACCTAGACCACAACTGCAAGTTACTTTCCCAAGGACTGGAGCTGCCAAATGACGGTTGGAAGGTGGTGAGGTTTATTGCGGTGATGAATGTTAACCGAGGTCTATTTGACCTTATCAATAAGGTACTTCCAGAGGACAATTACGCCAACGCCATGTTCGCCTGCATGTTTGATATGCCAGAGACCAAGCTCATTGAAGTATTAAAGGCTCTGGCGACCACCGGACTCTTTGACCAGTTCTTCGATAGCAGCCTGATTGACTTCATGAACCTACCACAGGCCATCACGAGTTTACTGCTAGGAGCCAAGGTCGAGTACTACATCAATCTTATCGAACCCTTCATACAATCTAAGCCAAAGTCTGAACTGAAGTTACGCCACTTCAGCCACCTTGAATGTGACACCTTACAGCAATTTTTAGACATCAGTATCAACCACTCCATGCAGGGGATTAACATTCTGCTCTATGGATTACCCGGCACAGGCAAGACCGAACTAGCCAAGGTGCTGGCCGATAAAACTCAATCACACCTTATCGCCATTAAGCCTGTTGGAGATGAAGTGTCTGAAGAACGTGGGCAGTTCAAGAAGCAAGCCTTCAGTTCTAACCTAAGGTTACAGTACCTAACGCTGGTACAACGCTTAGTGTCACCAGACGAGAAAACCCTGTTGCTAATAGATGAGTGTGAGGACATCTTTGAGCAAAGTATCTCTCACCGTGGTTATGGTAAAGATATGCTGCATGAACTGATGGAACAAAACACCATACCAACCATCTGGATAACCAACCATATCGATGTTATCCCCCATAGCTGCATACGCCGCTTCACCTATGTACTTAATGTCAGTATTCCTGATAATCGAGTAATGGAAAGCCTGATGGACCAAAGCTTTAAGGGGCTGAGGGTATCCAAGGTGTTCAAACACCAACTGGCCACCCTACCAGAGCTAACACCTGCTCATATCACTAGTGCGGCCTTTGTCACTCACAACACAGGGCTTACAGGTAAGGCTGCCGAGCACAATATTGAGGCCATGGTAAAAAGTACCTTAACGGCATGTGGCCATAGTATTCATGCCAACAACTACAAGCCACAACTCCCCTTCTCTACCGAGTATCTCAACATCAGAAAAGGCAACCAAGCCATTGGCCAATTAGAGAAAGCCATTAACCAACAATGTGATATACGCACCTTGTTAGTGGGTCCACCGGGAACAGGCAAAACGGCGGCTGTTGAACACTTGGCCAACATGAGTAACCGAGAGCTGGTGACCATCAGGTGCTCAGATGTACTCGGTAAGTACGTGGGTGAAAGCGAGAAGAATATCGCCCGTATCTTTCAAGAGGCCGACAATAACAACTGCATCTTGTTCTTCGATGAGGTGGATAGCCTACTGCTAGATAGAGGCGGCTTAAATGCCAGCTGGGAGATACAACAAGTTAATGAACTGCTGACACAGATGGAGTGTTTCAATCAACCATTCTTCGCAGCAACGAATTACTCCGAGCGTCTAGATAGAGCTGTGATGCGTCGATTTGATTTCAAGCTATCATTTGATTATCTGACAGAGAAACAAGCTCAGAATCTCTTTAGGAGCGTCACAAGCACAGATACGCTATCAACTCAGACGCTAGACTCACTCTGCTTACTTAAACTACTGACTCCCGGTGACTTTTCTATCTTAAAGCGACGTCAAAAACTGAGCCACTTCAAGCTAACCACCGATGAGTGCTTAGCCATTCTCACCACCGAGAACAACAGCAAGCCCGGCAACAGAACCATCGGCTTCAAGTAG
- a CDS encoding DUF6641 family protein, with the protein MTTLLSSLKVTVRPADGSSNPLILRREKLLTKLGQQKILATALVENETHTFYREKWVKDEETGEREKVQVPKKVSPWFYKRNNRYYLEVRSGNKPLELQKGMHAIEVGEEEELVNTIDTIIEAVVAGELDPLLTKGDKPGTKKDKTNGKK; encoded by the coding sequence ATGACAACATTATTGAGTTCACTCAAGGTCACCGTTCGCCCAGCCGACGGCAGCAGCAACCCACTCATTCTACGAAGGGAGAAGCTACTCACTAAGCTCGGCCAGCAGAAGATATTGGCCACTGCACTAGTCGAGAACGAAACCCACACCTTCTACCGTGAAAAGTGGGTCAAAGATGAAGAGACAGGCGAGAGGGAAAAGGTACAGGTGCCGAAGAAAGTCAGCCCTTGGTTCTACAAACGCAACAACCGTTACTACCTAGAGGTGCGTAGTGGTAACAAACCATTGGAACTGCAAAAAGGGATGCACGCCATCGAGGTTGGCGAAGAGGAGGAGTTAGTTAACACCATCGACACCATTATCGAAGCGGTGGTAGCGGGTGAGCTCGACCCCTTGCTAACTAAGGGAGATAAGCCGGGCACAAAGAAGGATAAGACTAACGGTAAGAAGTGA
- a CDS encoding DUF2787 family protein — protein sequence MTIKIKHQDLCLPISPMFAMHLADLISDHKAASAVTINFRDPNYTAERGGFHPVEVRLEKEVDEEHGEQWRICYITDFSYVGVGYMTELAKELDFDFNNGVFQHLMGATALEQAREIHPIWEQNFLAYSLGIKAYQVEVKTD from the coding sequence ATGACTATCAAGATAAAACACCAAGATCTCTGCTTGCCCATATCACCCATGTTTGCCATGCACTTGGCGGATCTAATCAGCGACCATAAAGCTGCTTCAGCCGTTACCATCAACTTCAGAGATCCTAATTACACGGCCGAACGTGGTGGCTTCCATCCAGTGGAGGTTAGGCTAGAAAAAGAGGTCGATGAGGAACATGGCGAGCAGTGGCGTATCTGCTATATCACCGACTTTAGCTATGTCGGTGTTGGCTACATGACCGAGCTAGCCAAGGAACTGGACTTCGACTTTAATAATGGAGTATTTCAACACCTGATGGGGGCAACAGCACTCGAGCAAGCAAGGGAAATCCACCCAATATGGGAGCAAAACTTTCTCGCTTATAGCCTTGGGATAAAAGCTTACCAAGTTGAGGTTAAGACAGACTGA
- a CDS encoding Eco57I restriction-modification methylase domain-containing protein gives MTNSATMTEQHAILKTLVDDIDNIRAQANELLDNETRGRKGQFMTPASAANILAEMFRNLDGDLKILDAGAGVGSLTTSLVERALREFQPTSINANAWELEDVLVENLNRSFAFCQEASDESQVAWNSEVNQVDFIQNAVELLKTRENGEETATFNKAILNPPYLKIAAASKERKSLRSVGVEACNLYSCFVTLALMLLEDGGELVAITPRSFCNGPYFNDFRRILLDGNNLSKLHIFESRTRAFKGDKVLQENVIFHIVKGEAQGQVEITSSTCADDPAPIVRMTEFNEVVNPNNPDRFIHIVTNDEQAGIATRIGGMPCSLEDLGIQASTGKVVDFRTKSNLRHDPEEDTVPLIYPMHFNNCMIEYPVESKKKPNAIALNDETMKQMVPNGTYVLTKRLTSKEETRRIVAGLYTADLANVEVVGFENKTNYFHAGGQPLEMGFAKGLWVYLNSHIVDQYFRQFNGHTQVNATDLRTLRYPTREQLIAMGEQVEKFDQELFDGLVGNL, from the coding sequence ATGACAAATTCCGCAACGATGACTGAACAACACGCCATATTAAAAACACTTGTCGATGACATTGATAATATAAGAGCTCAAGCTAATGAACTGCTTGATAATGAGACTCGAGGCCGAAAAGGGCAGTTCATGACTCCTGCTTCAGCAGCTAATATTCTTGCGGAGATGTTTCGAAATCTTGACGGTGACCTAAAAATACTAGACGCTGGCGCTGGTGTGGGCTCTTTAACCACTTCACTTGTTGAACGTGCTCTACGTGAGTTTCAACCAACTTCTATCAATGCTAACGCTTGGGAGCTGGAAGACGTTCTAGTTGAAAACTTGAACCGTTCTTTTGCATTTTGCCAAGAAGCTAGCGATGAATCTCAAGTCGCTTGGAACTCGGAAGTAAACCAAGTTGATTTCATTCAAAACGCAGTTGAGCTGTTAAAAACACGTGAAAACGGCGAAGAAACGGCTACGTTCAACAAAGCTATCTTGAACCCTCCGTACTTGAAAATTGCTGCCGCTAGTAAAGAGCGTAAAAGCCTACGTAGCGTTGGTGTTGAAGCGTGTAACTTGTATTCTTGCTTCGTTACGTTGGCTTTGATGCTTCTAGAAGACGGTGGTGAGCTTGTAGCGATTACTCCACGTAGTTTCTGCAACGGTCCATACTTCAACGATTTCCGTCGAATCCTGCTTGATGGTAACAATCTAAGCAAACTGCATATCTTCGAAAGCCGAACTAGAGCGTTCAAAGGCGACAAGGTTCTTCAAGAAAACGTAATCTTCCATATCGTAAAAGGTGAAGCTCAAGGTCAAGTCGAGATTACATCAAGTACATGTGCCGATGACCCTGCACCGATTGTTCGCATGACTGAGTTTAACGAAGTAGTGAACCCGAATAACCCAGACCGTTTTATTCACATCGTTACTAACGATGAACAAGCTGGTATCGCTACTCGCATTGGCGGTATGCCTTGTTCGCTAGAAGACCTTGGCATTCAAGCTAGTACTGGTAAAGTTGTTGATTTTCGTACTAAATCGAATCTACGCCATGACCCAGAAGAAGATACGGTGCCGCTTATCTACCCTATGCACTTCAACAACTGCATGATTGAATATCCAGTAGAAAGCAAGAAAAAACCAAACGCTATTGCATTGAACGATGAAACAATGAAACAGATGGTCCCGAACGGTACTTACGTTCTAACCAAGCGTTTAACTTCAAAAGAAGAAACACGTCGTATCGTTGCAGGTTTGTACACGGCTGATTTAGCCAATGTCGAAGTAGTAGGTTTCGAGAACAAAACGAACTACTTCCACGCAGGTGGTCAACCGCTAGAAATGGGCTTCGCAAAAGGTCTATGGGTTTACTTGAACAGCCACATCGTTGACCAGTATTTCCGTCAGTTCAATGGCCACACGCAAGTTAACGCTACTGACTTGAGAACTCTTCGCTACCCTACTCGTGAACAGTTAATAGCTATGGGTGAACAAGTAGAAAAATTCGACCAAGAGCTATTTGATGGTCTTGTTGGAAATCTATAG
- a CDS encoding BsuBI/PstI family type II restriction endonuclease, whose amino-acid sequence MSIEDVVIARRIAAQEAGEQVVPDSYQGVTKQRVRYVLTVIDRATDNMVDVVYSLLCDELSWYTRAARQELRFCDGASVAHIGTHVGILQRERNIKLDREGRDYWLKPLWEVGAVLKVYLDSSSAFSPGHPVAKSSNSAYSLSDDFKAILQAPEVEWRALAETWMQADVQRERLALQAAQAQETAATIETPHSRLIRLSRDVYAPRFLVGYEVVYVDDGDGDRITDAETETLAAAGLELTIDDAMPDVLLLNRETNHLWVIEAVTSDGEVDIHKKQSLEAFAVRNGKVGVGFTTTYLTWKKTAERQSALKNLANDTYLWIQEDPSRNMCIKQ is encoded by the coding sequence ATGAGCATTGAAGATGTTGTTATTGCGCGTAGAATTGCCGCGCAAGAAGCGGGTGAGCAAGTTGTTCCAGACAGTTATCAAGGCGTAACGAAGCAACGGGTTAGATACGTCCTAACGGTTATTGACCGAGCTACTGATAATATGGTTGATGTTGTTTATTCACTTTTATGTGATGAACTGAGTTGGTACACCCGTGCCGCTAGGCAAGAACTTCGTTTTTGCGATGGTGCTTCTGTCGCTCATATCGGTACGCACGTTGGTATTCTCCAACGCGAGAGAAACATCAAACTTGACCGCGAAGGCCGTGATTATTGGCTGAAACCGTTATGGGAAGTTGGTGCTGTACTAAAAGTTTACTTGGATTCTAGTTCTGCGTTTAGCCCTGGTCATCCCGTTGCCAAGTCTTCTAATTCTGCATATAGCTTGTCGGATGATTTCAAGGCTATTCTCCAAGCACCAGAGGTGGAATGGAGAGCGTTAGCCGAAACATGGATGCAAGCTGACGTTCAACGTGAACGATTAGCACTCCAAGCGGCTCAAGCTCAAGAAACCGCCGCAACGATAGAAACTCCGCATAGTCGCTTAATTCGTTTAAGTCGCGATGTTTACGCACCTCGGTTCTTAGTTGGTTATGAAGTTGTTTACGTTGATGATGGTGACGGTGACCGTATTACCGACGCTGAAACTGAAACATTAGCCGCGGCAGGACTTGAGCTGACGATTGATGATGCTATGCCTGATGTTCTATTGTTAAACCGAGAAACAAATCACTTATGGGTTATTGAAGCTGTTACAAGTGATGGTGAAGTAGATATTCATAAGAAGCAAAGCTTAGAAGCGTTTGCAGTACGAAACGGTAAGGTGGGTGTTGGCTTTACTACCACATACCTAACTTGGAAGAAAACCGCAGAACGTCAATCGGCTCTGAAGAACTTAGCAAATGATACGTACTTGTGGATCCAAGAGGATCCATCACGAAATATGTGTATAAAACAATAG
- a CDS encoding DUF3258 domain-containing protein produces the protein MKSVHGFEHLYLRNHTYYFRFVLRRHRIKYQITLSLHCKDFNQAVVSWRKLCIEVSRLKKLVLAFQKHETEAISRLVNGFKINMQEQLKMHHINSLVAELEQSYNDNAHMLKVLGSNCPMDFPDSFHHALASLSEGDSSISSDQKLVELVDSLSNIEKSAFMQYLASVLIRFTEADQEINERGLLLTAKTALANNNVTADENSLEFKVLLSKLKSSSQIQNSLIETVASEDAVRERELNQLVQTANGVVTTPDAKPTSNAPLFSEVYPEFLQHKIEKEKLDDKTQKDYARKYLLWQALVEDKPIDLYTPKDIGCFIDRCFELPKMNIRPYSRMSWPERIEADVPDEDMIAPKSVGHFYKWLQGVFAYAKSDTIGYISASPCSIKREYKSRIRGVFDDSELQVFLKAADSEKQLWRKWMVYLGIYTGARRGELVQLRKEDVKFDTATKRHYLLITDVHESQKLKTENAKRKIPLHMDLINAGFIEYVESCKERVFEGVNNREVVTAWFARQMRNLEVDSINELGHIRTFHSFRHTFITKVMNAGVQVNLVQQVVGHEISSFGITGNYTHKSTELKHVLPVMDGLDIDS, from the coding sequence ATGAAATCAGTTCATGGATTCGAGCATCTGTATCTGCGCAATCACACCTACTACTTCCGCTTTGTCTTACGCAGACATCGAATCAAGTATCAAATCACCTTAAGTTTGCATTGCAAGGACTTCAACCAAGCCGTTGTTTCGTGGAGAAAACTCTGTATAGAAGTCTCCAGGCTGAAAAAGCTTGTGCTGGCATTTCAAAAGCACGAAACTGAGGCAATTAGCCGTCTGGTAAATGGATTTAAAATCAACATGCAAGAACAGCTCAAGATGCACCACATCAACTCACTTGTTGCCGAGCTAGAGCAGTCCTACAACGATAATGCGCATATGCTGAAAGTACTCGGTAGTAATTGCCCCATGGACTTCCCTGATAGCTTTCATCACGCTCTGGCTTCATTATCTGAGGGGGATAGTAGTATTTCATCGGATCAAAAGCTGGTGGAACTGGTAGACAGCCTATCTAACATAGAAAAGTCCGCTTTCATGCAGTATTTGGCAAGTGTGCTCATTCGTTTTACTGAGGCAGATCAAGAGATTAATGAGCGAGGATTATTATTAACAGCAAAAACTGCCTTAGCCAATAACAATGTTACTGCTGATGAGAATTCTCTGGAGTTTAAAGTGCTTCTGAGTAAGCTCAAGTCTTCATCTCAGATTCAAAACTCACTGATTGAAACCGTTGCAAGTGAGGATGCTGTGCGAGAGCGTGAGCTAAATCAGTTGGTCCAAACTGCCAATGGGGTAGTTACCACTCCAGATGCCAAACCAACGAGTAATGCACCGCTCTTCTCTGAGGTTTATCCGGAATTTCTACAGCACAAAATTGAAAAAGAGAAGCTGGATGATAAGACTCAGAAAGATTACGCCAGAAAGTATTTGTTGTGGCAAGCCTTAGTCGAAGACAAGCCTATCGACCTCTATACACCTAAAGATATTGGCTGTTTTATCGACCGTTGTTTTGAGCTACCTAAGATGAACATTAGGCCCTACAGCAGGATGTCATGGCCAGAGCGAATAGAAGCGGATGTGCCAGATGAAGATATGATAGCGCCCAAATCAGTGGGTCATTTCTATAAGTGGCTGCAAGGTGTTTTTGCCTATGCCAAGAGTGATACCATTGGCTATATCAGTGCTTCCCCTTGTTCTATCAAACGTGAGTACAAGTCCAGAATTCGTGGGGTGTTTGACGATTCAGAGTTACAAGTATTCCTAAAGGCCGCTGACAGCGAGAAGCAGCTTTGGCGCAAGTGGATGGTTTATCTTGGCATCTACACTGGTGCAAGGCGTGGGGAGCTAGTTCAGCTACGCAAAGAGGATGTGAAATTCGATACCGCGACTAAACGCCATTACCTGCTTATCACTGATGTACATGAAAGCCAAAAGCTCAAGACAGAGAATGCCAAGCGTAAAATACCTCTGCACATGGATCTTATCAATGCAGGTTTTATTGAATATGTGGAGTCCTGTAAGGAGCGAGTGTTCGAGGGTGTTAATAATCGTGAGGTGGTGACAGCATGGTTTGCCAGACAGATGCGAAACCTTGAAGTGGACTCGATTAATGAGCTAGGCCATATCCGAACATTTCATAGCTTCCGCCATACATTTATCACTAAGGTGATGAACGCAGGTGTGCAAGTAAACCTAGTGCAGCAGGTCGTAGGTCATGAAATAAGCTCGTTTGGCATTACGGGGAACTATACCCACAAGTCAACCGAGCTTAAACATGTACTGCCAGTGATGGATGGGCTGGATATTGATAGTTAA
- the rsmI gene encoding 16S rRNA (cytidine(1402)-2'-O)-methyltransferase produces the protein MDLAVALYIVPTPIGNLGDISSRAIDVLNNVKLIACEDTRHSGILLSHFGIETRKTALHDHNERDRADWIIQKLSNGEAVALISDAGTPLISDPGYHLVSAVRNAGYKVIPLPGACAAITALSASGLPSDRFTFEGFLPSKEKGRIDKLTELKEDPRTLIFYESPHRIVHSLESILTALGEDRVIVMAREVTKTFETFLCGTVKEVLEQVKADPNQQKGEIVLMCHGYRLAEDEGIPTVVINTLKLLCEELPLKKASALAGQIHGMKKNALYKYGLENGL, from the coding sequence ATGGATCTGGCGGTCGCACTTTACATAGTTCCAACCCCTATTGGTAACTTAGGGGATATCAGTTCCCGTGCCATAGATGTGCTCAATAATGTCAAATTGATAGCCTGTGAGGATACCCGACATAGCGGTATTCTTTTGAGCCATTTTGGAATAGAAACAAGAAAAACAGCCCTTCACGATCACAATGAACGAGACAGAGCCGATTGGATCATTCAGAAGCTCAGTAACGGTGAGGCCGTTGCGCTGATCTCTGATGCAGGCACGCCGTTGATCTCCGATCCCGGCTACCATCTTGTCTCCGCAGTAAGAAATGCAGGCTATAAAGTGATTCCGCTACCGGGCGCATGTGCTGCGATCACCGCACTGAGTGCATCGGGCCTGCCATCGGACCGTTTCACCTTTGAAGGCTTTTTACCCTCAAAAGAGAAGGGACGAATCGATAAACTAACTGAGCTTAAAGAAGATCCAAGAACCTTGATCTTCTACGAATCCCCACACCGTATAGTCCATAGTTTAGAGTCAATTCTTACTGCATTGGGTGAAGATCGTGTCATTGTGATGGCGCGTGAAGTGACCAAAACCTTTGAAACCTTCCTGTGTGGAACGGTTAAAGAGGTATTAGAGCAGGTGAAAGCGGATCCTAATCAGCAGAAAGGTGAAATTGTGCTGATGTGCCACGGGTATCGCCTTGCCGAAGATGAAGGCATCCCAACGGTTGTGATCAATACATTAAAGCTGCTTTGCGAAGAGTTGCCTTTGAAGAAGGCGTCGGCATTAGCTGGACAGATCCACGGCATGAAAAAGAATGCCCTCTACAAGTATGGTCTTGAAAACGGCCTGTAA
- a CDS encoding penicillin-binding protein activator, protein MLKRLNTTKLISIAVLSAVLFGCGTTPAPIKPAVTQVSLVSASLQPAEYLALAAKSNNQEVQNRYALLAAHAFINDGDAGSANKALKSIEKSLVQKPELLAEHKYLTARVLELTSTYDHALAELDYPSRWKLADWQMVAFYQFKARLYQHIKQPIEQVRQLSLLSSYLPASQASEVNDSIWRILQPMHEQTLLTFSQDSSSPVFAGWLQLAYIAKHYAIDPNQLVQHLGDWQQVNPTHPAAIKLPTDLEKALNVKPYNPKNIAVLLPLSGTRATLASTVKQGIMSRYLVNPDDSVSINFFDTAKGAQAAYQAAINSGAEFVIGPLLQSEVEQLQQPVSTSEPKSAQSPQSDASVQRVPQLYLNHIENFIPDDNQFYFALSPANEARDAAKKLFDDGITMPLLLASNNTVGHRMADSFNQVWTELTQQPAEVHFYDAGDQMKVTVQKSLGVIDSKERIARIKALLGNDIEADFRSRRDIDAIYMISGNRDLPLLKPFIDVNFSVFADPVPLYTSSRSRVEGSSRETAQELNNLNISDIPWLLQSSKETQLVEDLWPSWSYSQKRLYIMGYDALELVGKLAQMRALPGYQFSGRSGMLSVSPDGTVNRELSWGRYQRGNLRPQ, encoded by the coding sequence GTGTTGAAAAGACTGAATACAACTAAATTAATTTCTATTGCAGTTTTGAGTGCTGTCTTATTCGGTTGCGGAACAACTCCCGCACCGATAAAGCCCGCAGTAACACAGGTATCATTGGTGAGCGCATCTCTGCAACCTGCTGAATACTTAGCTTTAGCTGCAAAATCAAATAACCAGGAAGTCCAGAATCGATATGCTTTACTCGCCGCCCACGCCTTCATTAATGATGGCGATGCAGGTTCTGCAAATAAGGCGCTAAAGTCGATCGAAAAAAGTTTAGTACAGAAGCCTGAACTCCTTGCCGAGCATAAATACTTAACAGCTCGGGTACTCGAGCTGACTTCAACCTATGATCATGCCCTCGCTGAGCTCGATTATCCTAGCAGGTGGAAACTTGCCGACTGGCAGATGGTGGCTTTTTATCAATTCAAAGCCCGGTTATACCAACACATTAAACAGCCGATTGAGCAGGTAAGACAGCTCAGTCTATTAAGTTCTTATCTTCCGGCTTCTCAAGCCAGTGAAGTGAACGATAGCATTTGGCGAATTTTACAGCCGATGCATGAACAGACCTTACTCACGTTTAGCCAAGATAGCTCCAGTCCGGTATTTGCTGGTTGGTTACAGCTGGCCTATATTGCAAAGCACTATGCCATCGACCCCAATCAGCTGGTTCAACACTTAGGTGATTGGCAGCAGGTGAACCCCACTCATCCAGCGGCAATCAAACTGCCGACGGATCTGGAAAAAGCACTTAATGTTAAGCCTTATAATCCTAAAAACATCGCAGTACTTCTCCCCTTGAGCGGTACCAGAGCAACGCTCGCCAGCACAGTAAAACAGGGGATAATGTCACGTTATCTGGTTAACCCTGATGATAGTGTATCCATCAACTTTTTCGATACGGCTAAGGGGGCTCAAGCCGCTTATCAGGCAGCCATAAACTCTGGTGCTGAGTTTGTTATCGGCCCACTATTGCAATCTGAAGTGGAGCAGCTGCAGCAACCAGTTTCAACTTCGGAGCCAAAATCGGCCCAGAGCCCACAGAGTGACGCGTCAGTACAAAGAGTGCCACAGTTATACCTGAACCATATTGAAAACTTCATCCCTGACGACAATCAATTCTATTTCGCACTCTCTCCCGCTAATGAAGCCCGTGATGCGGCTAAGAAATTGTTTGATGATGGCATCACCATGCCACTACTCCTGGCGAGTAATAATACCGTAGGTCATAGAATGGCCGATAGCTTCAACCAGGTGTGGACCGAGCTGACTCAACAACCCGCTGAAGTTCACTTCTATGATGCCGGCGATCAGATGAAAGTCACGGTACAGAAGTCTTTAGGCGTCATCGATAGCAAGGAGCGTATTGCTCGAATCAAGGCGCTGCTTGGCAATGATATTGAAGCCGACTTCCGTTCGAGGCGTGATATTGATGCTATCTATATGATCTCGGGTAACCGTGATCTTCCGCTATTAAAACCTTTCATCGACGTAAACTTTAGTGTTTTTGCCGATCCGGTTCCCCTATATACCAGTAGCAGGAGTCGTGTTGAGGGGAGTTCGCGTGAAACGGCTCAAGAGCTCAATAACCTCAATATCAGCGATATTCCCTGGTTACTACAAAGCAGCAAAGAGACCCAGTTAGTCGAAGATCTTTGGCCATCTTGGAGCTATAGTCAGAAACGTCTCTATATCATGGGCTATGATGCCCTCGAACTTGTAGGTAAACTTGCTCAAATGCGAGCCCTACCTGGCTACCAGTTTTCCGGACGTAGCGGTATGTTATCCGTCTCACCCGATGGCACCGTAAATAGAGAACTGAGCTGGGGTCGTTATCAGAGGGGTAATTTACGTCCTCAATGA
- a CDS encoding YraN family protein — protein MMDNNEPISAEHGQAGENLAMNYLLEQGLTFIERNVRFKFGEIDLVMKNGKEWIFVEVKYRSKSQYGGAINALSSGQIKRLRRAAEHYMQLNNIDAICRFDLIAVDAGQIQWLPNAF, from the coding sequence ATGATGGATAACAACGAGCCGATATCTGCAGAGCATGGCCAAGCAGGTGAAAACCTGGCTATGAATTACCTGTTAGAGCAAGGGCTGACATTCATCGAGCGAAATGTCCGATTCAAATTCGGGGAGATTGATCTCGTCATGAAAAATGGCAAAGAGTGGATCTTCGTCGAAGTAAAGTATCGCTCAAAAAGCCAATATGGCGGCGCCATAAATGCGTTAAGCTCAGGGCAGATAAAGAGACTGAGACGTGCAGCGGAGCATTATATGCAGCTCAACAATATCGATGCCATCTGTCGATTCGATCTAATCGCTGTAGATGCGGGCCAGATACAATGGCTACCTAATGCTTTTTAA